A stretch of DNA from Vitis riparia cultivar Riparia Gloire de Montpellier isolate 1030 unplaced genomic scaffold, EGFV_Vit.rip_1.0 scaffold774_pilon_pilon, whole genome shotgun sequence:
GCTGCTCCTCTGCACTACCAGCATTGACAGAGGTTCTCAGTGCCTTGGAATCTTCCATAAGTATGTTTCTATCAGAAGAACAGCATGAGCCATTGGCAGTTGAAGCGACCTGGCTATTTTCCACATTTGTCGCCAGTCGTTCACCATTTTCAGAGTCTGATGGGACTTGTGGTAGGTTTAGATCAATCAATGGCCGGGTTTGAGgtttatcatttttctcatgAGACAAATCCATACCAACAGAAGTCCCACCGAGAATGACTGTCTCGTCTTCTGGGCTGCCTCCATCTGAAGAACTAATAGATGATGCCTTCTCCCGAGGAGAAGGACCTTCTTGAGAAACATCATTCTTACTTGCCTCTGATGAGCCCAACATGCAATgtgatttttcttgttttgacagAGGACCGACCGACAAACTTTCCGCTCGACTTGTCTCCGCCTTAGCACAAGCAGTCAATCTCCGCCTTTTAATGAGGGGGGCTAAATAGTTTGAATGACCAGATTTCGTTCTCCGACTAAATTGGTGCTTTATATTTCTCCGCAAATGCTTGTCATCAGATGTATTGGTGTTCTGATCCTGGTTATTTTCCACTAGTTTCTTCGCAGCATCAGGACTATTAGTTGACACCCTTTGGGTCAAACTACTACTATGAGATATGGCCTTGGCGTGGTTGGAATTAGTAGTATTCTTTTGACCATTCAATGACATATCAGCAGAGTCTGACTCATCTTGTGAATCCTCGGAGGAATCCCCCCCAGTTACTCTGGAGCTAGTCAGGTTGGAATTATTTATAGTCTCAAGACTCTCAACTGGCAAACTTCTTAGTTCTCTCACTTTGGATGATTTTTCTCCACAAGCCAAACTGGTATCTACAACAGTAAACTTCATAAGATTCAGATTGCATGTAGAAACTCGGGGTTTAAGGTAACAATGACGTTGATGATCAGATGGATCGTCATTGTCCAGCTTTGCCTCTGGGACCCATCCATTTCCTTCCTTGCAGCTGCTCACTCCAGTTTCTTCATCCTCAAGTTCAAGAATTTTTGGTTCAGATGCAACTTTGCTCAAGACATCACTAATAGAATCAAAGTAGTGATCTCCTTTCACAAGTTTCCTTCTTGAGAACTTCTTAACACCAGgaacaagaaaaactagagaatgTTTGGAGCTGGCACATCCCTCATTCTTAGGTTGTTCAGAGTGCCACCCTCTTGCTAGCAAACGGGGCCAAACAGCTTCCCAGAAAAGATCATTTGATCGAGCTTTGCTCAAACGGAAATCTCCTGTGAGAAACTTGATTATGTCGCTGGATGTAAGAGAGGAGCAAGCTTTACCAATTGGTATTTCAGGACGAAcagaaaaaaattgatggatCTTTATAGGCTCCATCACAATGCCTGTAAGACCATCCTTCCCCTTACCAACACCTACTGCTTCAATGAGATTGCAGATGCCAACGGTAATTTTTAAACTGGAGACATATTCTGCTAATGAAGTTCTCCCCTCTGCAAAACTCTTAGAGACCTGATAATGCATTCACAATTTAAATACGgagaaaaggaaacaaaactTCAGTATCAAAGAGACGAGAAGCAAATTTAGCCATATTTATACAATGTATCATGATTTGGAATTAGAGAATTTGTAACATAGATTCACAAAGTTTTGATAAGCAAATAAGATATCTACCTAATATTTATAGAGCTGAGGAAAATTGCATGTAGTACCTACAAAGGGGCTCCACAGTACATGTTTAGCACAGCTTTGGCATTTAGGAACCATAAGTGTGAGAACAGTCGGGTTGTATGGGAGCCATACACAGACCATATGGAGATGGGTGGAAAGAAAGTCTGCTATACTTTATATAGTTCAAATCAAGATGCTTCTTTTATTTCTCATGATTTCATGGAACCTTAGATTTACAAAAATGATTCTAGACGATgatattttattcttagtttAATCCTgatgtcaaatttttttccattaacatgggagagaaaaaaaggtaCACAAAGTGCCACAATGAGCTGTCATCCACTTGTGGTCACGTGGGAAGAATACCTTCATTATCTTCTTATTTACATCAGTACTCCCAACTTGGCTTCTAGGAGTTGATTCATCCCTATATCTGATATTTGACTGTCTTGTTTCAGTTGATATGCACTAGTCAGGTGCATGGAAAGTTCAACTGCTCAAGAACTAAATGCCTATCAAGCACAGATCGGGATTTTGGGTTTGTTTGGAACCTAATATAATTTGGAATTCAGAAATTAATGGCAGCTATTTTCAAGGTGCTAGACTCTCTCAAGCACATATTTAAGACACAGGCATTCACATGGTAAgctctattattatttataagtttGTATTGTGGTACCTTCTGTTATTTTTAAGACTTCCTCACTATCAacagatttaaatatttaccaTGGGAATAATCGTGGAAGGAAGTCAATCCAGTGAAGCCATCTTCCCCATACTATAGTAAGACATTATTTCAAAGCAAATTCTTCAAAAGTCCTTTCAATTTCTGAAAAGCAAAGAAGGAAATCATCTGGAAACTTACAACAGCCGCTATGACCACCcagtgaaaaaaaatttctgTGGCAATCTATCTTTCTCAACCAATCAAAGAGATCCCTCTTAAAACAGTTGTGTTTATGCAACTCCTAGGTATGTTAAGCCTTTTGTTTTGGAGATTAAATCACAATTGAAAGTGAAGCTGACTAGTATCTTCTCAAAATGCAACcattttcacttctttttctCCATAAATCAATCAGTAATTGAGTAAAAGAAAGGCTTTTGGAAAATCTGACATATGAACAATATAAGCTCAGAATAGTAGCATATATtgtttgttgaatataatgtatttatagtatataacctttccttgttaatataggatacatgtatggtagttaggactcctagccttgtatatatatatatttctcaattgtaagtagatcattacattaatgagaattaaggtctttcttctttctctctctctcaacatggtatcagagccaaggaagaaaacctaattttttcttgtttcccgtgtcatcaactccgggaaacctttcggtgaccgtgtttcattccggtcacctttcccatcttccaatactttccggtcattcggatcgtcgacagaaactactcaccgccggcgaacttttccggcgagcttttccggcgacttttccggcgacttttccggcgacgtatttttccgacaccgactataccagaaggagcgcctggaggagatctacaacttttgtgaaggcaccggcaccaaaatcccatccacgcgccgtccacgcgcaaatttccggccggcgactgaatctcacgcgccggcgcgtgagggcgcgtgaggccttttccggcgacgcgcctcctcctccagcttcgcctgacgccgaccagcctccctacctccctggttctcccatccgagccctgcacatacctcttttggggatttttgtctccgtcggccctccaaacagcctttccggcgaagctccgactactttttctccactccaatccctgcacgtgccttgggaagtgttcttctacctttctggtggtaccacgccgcgatctgaggccgtctccctttttcggtggtgccacgccgcaatctgaagccgtattagggctctcttcgatccaaacatacttcattcttcagataagtagatatgactactaaaaattccattttttccgctgttatatctggatctcctatgattacttcggagaaattggttggcagtgacaattatctttcctggtctgcgtctgttgaactttggtttatgggtcaaggatatgaggatcacttgattacacaggaggcagatatccctgaggttgaccgcgtacagtggaggaagatagatgcacagttatgtagtgtattatggcaatcggttgatcccaagattcttcttcatcttcgggcctacaaaacttgttttaaattttggactcaggccaaaggattatatacgaatgatatccagcgtctttataaggtggcttctgcaattgtccatctcagccaacaggacttggatctatctacttatattggccagattgcctctcttaaggaggagttcttgactgtgatgcctcttactcctgatgttggggctcaacaaacacagcttgacaagttcttcatagttcttactcttattggcctccgtccggatcttgagcctgtccgcgatcagattcttggtagttcatcagttccgtccttggatgatgtgtttgctcgcctcctccgtatctcctccactcagactttgccatttgatagcacttcagattcttctgtgttagtttctcaaactaactctcgaggaggccgtagtggtacccgaggtagaggtcaacgtcctcattgcacctattgcaataaacttggccacactcgcgatcgttgctatcagtt
This window harbors:
- the LOC117910548 gene encoding uncharacterized protein LOC117910548 — encoded protein: MEMDSAHQDHDDKCIEETTSDQLLHPDSPDINDIFGEPLVHPRVGYEYQVEIPLMITESERDKLLVNPADAEVIVDVSHSFLMGLPIPIVQVLDEVTNIKDGGIGFNNSDDSVNKNGPLESKNRKRSQINSNKKGSKLKVESLDVTLNPGKESTATSPDSKVMGSTDLDQMHGSKSYLTVPGSLGDSWSDIEVDSFILGLYIFGKNLIQVKRFIESKGMGDILSFYYGKFYRSDGYRRWSDCRKMRRRKCIHGQKIFTGWRQQELLSRLLPQVSQECQNTLLEVSKSFAEGRTSLAEYVSSLKITVGICNLIEAVGVGKGKDGLTGIVMEPIKIHQFFSVRPEIPIGKACSSLTSSDIIKFLTGDFRLSKARSNDLFWEAVWPRLLARGWHSEQPKNEGCASSKHSLVFLVPGVKKFSRRKLVKGDHYFDSISDVLSKVASEPKILELEDEETGVSSCKEGNGWVPEAKLDNDDPSDHQRHCYLKPRVSTCNLNLMKFTVVDTSLACGEKSSKVRELRSLPVESLETINNSNLTSSRVTGGDSSEDSQDESDSADMSLNGQKNTTNSNHAKAISHSSSLTQRVSTNSPDAAKKLVENNQDQNTNTSDDKHLRRNIKHQFSRRTKSGHSNYLAPLIKRRRLTACAKAETSRAESLSVGPLSKQEKSHCMLGSSEASKNDVSQEGPSPREKASSISSSDGGSPEDETVILGGTSVGMDLSHEKNDKPQTRPLIDLNLPQVPSDSENGERLATNVENSQVASTANGSCCSSDRNILMEDSKALRTSVNAGSAEEQPIMKPQRQSTRNRPLTTKALEALASGFLNTRRKRKGTEVQAEENPILRPSRRARSRVTGTPNCANPGTGMMDSKEANGADGVCNDNTYAWKFS